In Panthera leo isolate Ple1 chromosome B3, P.leo_Ple1_pat1.1, whole genome shotgun sequence, a single genomic region encodes these proteins:
- the FAM71D gene encoding protein FAM71D isoform X2: MKKNNRNSTTRINKQDAISVPPFQDAGDLQNMLDGGEYAPFVSPPILESSFIQVNRRGESIYLHNRANWVTVGICSSSSTHKTPNVMLLAHLTPEAQKDTEPLFQSLLTSPSPENLVLTRFLPLQFVTLSVHDAENMCLKVKLVSGRAYYLQLCAPACKQDTLFCQWVELISLLNQEKAKASKLSEVSSLSEITNSTDITGSVDIMDIAAFAAIQTPHMYTCSDPVNAIESIDFSEFTDVTDVTDITDVPENEVTEAPDIKIVTEVTEVTDVCDVPNNSEVTVVFENDDILRAKQEEKEKMENILKPGCLRDTKIKNECKESSKHVTISNVTLTFEGERCFHSTLTPEESDINSFKRMSIIRPSEIRTTDFSNTALKAEESRSMRTDSGTSDKYKLLN; encoded by the exons ATGAAGAAGAACAATAGGAACTCTACCACAAGGATCAATAAGCAAGATGCCATCTCCGTCCCACCCTTCCAAGATGCAGGAGATCTTCAAAATATGTTGGATGGAGGAGAGTATGCCCCTTTTGTATCTCCTCCCATATTAGAGAGCAGTTTTATCCAG GTTAATAGGAGAGGTGAATCCATTTACCTTCACAACCGAGCCAACTGGGTGACTGTAGGCATCTGCTCTTCCAGTAGCACCCACAAGACCCCCAATGTGATGCTTCTGGCACATCTGACACCTGAAGCCCAGAAAGATACAGAACCCCTATTTCAAAGTCTCCTGACATCTCCTTCTCCAGAGAACCTGGTGCTCACCAG GTTTCTCCCTCTACAGTTTGTGACTCTTTCTGTGCACGATGCTGAGAATATGTGCCTCAAAGTAAAGCTGGTCAGTGGTCGAGCCTACTACCTGCAGCTCTGTGCCCCTGCATGTAAACAGGACACCCTATTTTGTCAATGGGTGGAACTCATCTCCCTCTTGAATCAGGAGAAAGCCAAAGCTTCCAAACTGTCAGAAGTCTCAAGCCTCTCGGAAATCACCAATAGCACAGATATCACAGGTTCAGTGGACATCATGGATATTGCAGCATTTGCAGCCATACAGACCCCGCACATGTACACATGTTCAGACCCTGTAAATGCCATAGAAAGCATTGATTTCTCAGAATTCACAGATGTCACCGATGTCACAGACATCACAGATGTTCCAGAAAATGAGGTCACAGAGGCCCCAGATATAAAAATTGTCACAGAAGTCACAGAAGTCACGGATGTCTGTGATGTCCCAAACAACTCGGAGGTTACAGTGGTGTTTGAAAACGATGACATACTAAGGGCCAAGCAAGAGGAAAAG gaaaaaatggaaaacattctgaAACCTGGGTGTCTACGAGatacaaaaattaagaatgaatgcAAAGAATCCTCAAAACATGTCACCATCTCAAATGTAACACTGACTTTCGAAGGTGAACGATGTTTTCATTCTACTTTGACTCCAGAAGAAAGTGACATAAATTCATTCAAAAGGATGAGCATTATTAGACCATCTGAAATAAGGACAACTGATTTTAGCAACACAGCTCTCAAGGCTGAGGAATCCAG GAGCATGAGAACTGATTCAGGCACTTCAG ATAAATACAAACTactaaactaa
- the FAM71D gene encoding protein FAM71D isoform X1: protein MKKNNRNSTTRINKQDAISVPPFQDAGDLQNMLDGGEYAPFVSPPILESSFIQVNRRGESIYLHNRANWVTVGICSSSSTHKTPNVMLLAHLTPEAQKDTEPLFQSLLTSPSPENLVLTRFLPLQFVTLSVHDAENMCLKVKLVSGRAYYLQLCAPACKQDTLFCQWVELISLLNQEKAKASKLSEVSSLSEITNSTDITGSVDIMDIAAFAAIQTPHMYTCSDPVNAIESIDFSEFTDVTDVTDITDVPENEVTEAPDIKIVTEVTEVTDVCDVPNNSEVTVVFENDDILRAKQEEKEKMENILKPGCLRDTKIKNECKESSKHVTISNVTLTFEGERCFHSTLTPEESDINSFKRMSIIRPSEIRTTDFSNTALKAEESRSMRTDSGTSGIVRDAAGKQSRIQIMEVLGHLRSLDSTDLLLADKYKLLN from the exons ATGAAGAAGAACAATAGGAACTCTACCACAAGGATCAATAAGCAAGATGCCATCTCCGTCCCACCCTTCCAAGATGCAGGAGATCTTCAAAATATGTTGGATGGAGGAGAGTATGCCCCTTTTGTATCTCCTCCCATATTAGAGAGCAGTTTTATCCAG GTTAATAGGAGAGGTGAATCCATTTACCTTCACAACCGAGCCAACTGGGTGACTGTAGGCATCTGCTCTTCCAGTAGCACCCACAAGACCCCCAATGTGATGCTTCTGGCACATCTGACACCTGAAGCCCAGAAAGATACAGAACCCCTATTTCAAAGTCTCCTGACATCTCCTTCTCCAGAGAACCTGGTGCTCACCAG GTTTCTCCCTCTACAGTTTGTGACTCTTTCTGTGCACGATGCTGAGAATATGTGCCTCAAAGTAAAGCTGGTCAGTGGTCGAGCCTACTACCTGCAGCTCTGTGCCCCTGCATGTAAACAGGACACCCTATTTTGTCAATGGGTGGAACTCATCTCCCTCTTGAATCAGGAGAAAGCCAAAGCTTCCAAACTGTCAGAAGTCTCAAGCCTCTCGGAAATCACCAATAGCACAGATATCACAGGTTCAGTGGACATCATGGATATTGCAGCATTTGCAGCCATACAGACCCCGCACATGTACACATGTTCAGACCCTGTAAATGCCATAGAAAGCATTGATTTCTCAGAATTCACAGATGTCACCGATGTCACAGACATCACAGATGTTCCAGAAAATGAGGTCACAGAGGCCCCAGATATAAAAATTGTCACAGAAGTCACAGAAGTCACGGATGTCTGTGATGTCCCAAACAACTCGGAGGTTACAGTGGTGTTTGAAAACGATGACATACTAAGGGCCAAGCAAGAGGAAAAG gaaaaaatggaaaacattctgaAACCTGGGTGTCTACGAGatacaaaaattaagaatgaatgcAAAGAATCCTCAAAACATGTCACCATCTCAAATGTAACACTGACTTTCGAAGGTGAACGATGTTTTCATTCTACTTTGACTCCAGAAGAAAGTGACATAAATTCATTCAAAAGGATGAGCATTATTAGACCATCTGAAATAAGGACAACTGATTTTAGCAACACAGCTCTCAAGGCTGAGGAATCCAG GAGCATGAGAACTGATTCAGGCACTTCAG GAATAGTGAGAGATGCAGCTGGAAAGCAAAGCAGGATCCAGATTATGGAAGTCTTGGGTCATCTAAGGAGTCTCGATAGTACAGACCTCCTTTTGGCAG ATAAATACAAACTactaaactaa
- the FAM71D gene encoding protein FAM71D isoform X3 gives MKKNNRNSTTRINKQDAISVPPFQDAGDLQNMLDGGEYAPFVSPPILESSFIQVNRRGESIYLHNRANWVTVGICSSSSTHKTPNVMLLAHLTPEAQKDTEPLFQSLLTSPSPENLVLTRFLPLQFVTLSVHDAENMCLKVKLVSGRAYYLQLCAPACKQDTLFCQWVELISLLNQEKAKASKLSEVSSLSEITNSTDITGSVDIMDIAAFAAIQTPHMYTCSDPVNAIESIDFSEFTDVTDVTDITDVPENEVTEAPDIKIVTEVTEVTDVCDVPNNSEVTVVFENDDILRAKQEEKEKMENILKPGCLRDTKIKNECKESSKHVTISNVTLTFEGERCFHSTLTPEESDINSFKRMSIIRPSEIRTTDFSNTALKAEESRSMRTDSGTSGLVLLN, from the exons ATGAAGAAGAACAATAGGAACTCTACCACAAGGATCAATAAGCAAGATGCCATCTCCGTCCCACCCTTCCAAGATGCAGGAGATCTTCAAAATATGTTGGATGGAGGAGAGTATGCCCCTTTTGTATCTCCTCCCATATTAGAGAGCAGTTTTATCCAG GTTAATAGGAGAGGTGAATCCATTTACCTTCACAACCGAGCCAACTGGGTGACTGTAGGCATCTGCTCTTCCAGTAGCACCCACAAGACCCCCAATGTGATGCTTCTGGCACATCTGACACCTGAAGCCCAGAAAGATACAGAACCCCTATTTCAAAGTCTCCTGACATCTCCTTCTCCAGAGAACCTGGTGCTCACCAG GTTTCTCCCTCTACAGTTTGTGACTCTTTCTGTGCACGATGCTGAGAATATGTGCCTCAAAGTAAAGCTGGTCAGTGGTCGAGCCTACTACCTGCAGCTCTGTGCCCCTGCATGTAAACAGGACACCCTATTTTGTCAATGGGTGGAACTCATCTCCCTCTTGAATCAGGAGAAAGCCAAAGCTTCCAAACTGTCAGAAGTCTCAAGCCTCTCGGAAATCACCAATAGCACAGATATCACAGGTTCAGTGGACATCATGGATATTGCAGCATTTGCAGCCATACAGACCCCGCACATGTACACATGTTCAGACCCTGTAAATGCCATAGAAAGCATTGATTTCTCAGAATTCACAGATGTCACCGATGTCACAGACATCACAGATGTTCCAGAAAATGAGGTCACAGAGGCCCCAGATATAAAAATTGTCACAGAAGTCACAGAAGTCACGGATGTCTGTGATGTCCCAAACAACTCGGAGGTTACAGTGGTGTTTGAAAACGATGACATACTAAGGGCCAAGCAAGAGGAAAAG gaaaaaatggaaaacattctgaAACCTGGGTGTCTACGAGatacaaaaattaagaatgaatgcAAAGAATCCTCAAAACATGTCACCATCTCAAATGTAACACTGACTTTCGAAGGTGAACGATGTTTTCATTCTACTTTGACTCCAGAAGAAAGTGACATAAATTCATTCAAAAGGATGAGCATTATTAGACCATCTGAAATAAGGACAACTGATTTTAGCAACACAGCTCTCAAGGCTGAGGAATCCAG GAGCATGAGAACTGATTCAGGCACTTCAG GCTTAGTTTTGTTGAACTGA